From a region of the Zingiber officinale cultivar Zhangliang chromosome 4B, Zo_v1.1, whole genome shotgun sequence genome:
- the LOC121978697 gene encoding cytochrome P450 71A1-like, translating to MFGGTDTTVTTLQWAMAELVRTPRVLARAQEEVRRVAAGKSYVDEEDLPRLSYLQAIVKEILRLHPAAPLMLPHECQQSCKVAGYDVPAGTRIYINAWSIGRDANLWDKPDEFRPERFEGSSVDYQGQCFELVPFGSGRRICPGILMAEWVIWLTLANLLHGFDWALPAGVRREDLDMSEVFGLVVSKKEPLVLMATPAKLL from the coding sequence ATGTTCGGCGGAACGGACACAACGGTTACGACATTGCAATGGGCCATGGCGGAGCTAGTGAGGACTCCTCGAGTGCTCGCTAGAGCCCAGGAGGAAGTCCGCCGAGTGGCAGCCGGAAAAAGCTACGTCGACGAGGAGGACCTCCCGAGGCTCAGCTACCTGCAGGCCATCGTCAAGGAGATCCTCCGACTCCACCCGGCCGCCCCCCTGATGCTGCCCCACGAGTGCCAGCAGAGTTGCAAGGTCGCTGGCTACGACGTTCCCGCCGGCACTAGAATCTACATCAACGCGTGGAGCATCGGGCGAGATGCGAACCTATGGGATAAACCCGACGAATTCCGGCCGGAGCGGTTTGAGGGCAGCTCCGTCGACTACCAGGGGCAATGCTTCGAGCTGGTGCCGTTCGGCAGCGGCCGGAGGATCTGTCCCGGGATCTTGATGGCAGAGTGGGTTATCTGGCTTACACTGGCCAATCTCTTACACGGCTTCGACTGGGCATTGCCTGCGGGAGTGAGAAGGGAGGATCTGGACATGAGCGAGGTGTTTGGGCTCGTCGTTAGCAAGAAGGAGCCGCTCGTGCTGATGGCAACTCCGGCGAAGTTACTTTAA
- the LOC121978698 gene encoding cytochrome P450 71B34-like has translation MSAVPSAAQEESPRNLQFHAHATSTFFTTLLLISFTLLLLFYLRRRRQKLGSVTTLVVSSPAIARDVLKTNDLSLCSRPDIATWRRYSYGSLEVALSPYSPRWVSARRLLVTHFLSPRPVRGLSAAREEEVRTLMNTVAAAAVFGHTVDLSKSLMSLVSCIVCRAVFGKRFAPAGESSMSEIGGVLCLTAEILGGFVAGDYFPWARRWLNAVTGVHGRLERSFKEWDDLFEREIKERERAGTGSSDDGTYASVLMRLVREEQSNKEGGLTRDAVKAFLWVKTTYRPNIGELRNPI, from the exons ATGTCTGCTGTTCCTTCGGCCGCCCAAGAGGAGTCCCCGCGGAACCTCCAATTCCATGCACATGCAACCTCCACCTTCTTCACGACACTCCTACTCATCTCCTTCACGTTGTTGCTGCTCTTctacctccgccgccgccgccagaaG CTCGGGAGCGTCACCACTCTCGTCGTCTCCTCCCCCGCCATCGCCCGCGACGTCCTcaagaccaacgacctctcaCTCTGCTCCCGCCCCGACATCGCGACCTGGCGCCGTTACTCCTACGGCAGCCTCGAAGTCGCTCTCTCCCCCTACTCCCCCCGCTGGGTCAGTGCGCGCCGGCTCTTGGTCACCCACTTCCTCTCCCCGCGCCCGGTCCGAGGCCTCTCCGCCGCGAGGGAGGAGGAGGTACGGACCCTGATGAACACCGTGGCCGCTGCCGCCGTGTTCGGCCACACGGTCGACCTCAGCAAGAGTCTGATGAGTTTGGTGAGCTGCATTGTATGCCGGGCCGTGTTTGGGAAGAGGTTCGCGCCGGCGGGGGAATCCTCGATGAGCGAGATCGGGGGCGTGTTATGTCTGACGGCGGAGATCTTGGGGGGGTTCGTCGCTGGGGACTACTTCCCGTGGGCGCGCCGCTGGCTCAACGCCGTCACGGGAGTGCATGGAAGGCTTGAGAGGAGCTTCAAGGAGTGGGACGACTTGTTCGAAAGGGAAATTAAAGAGCGGGAACGCGCCGGCACCGGCAGTAGTGACGACGGCACCTATGCCAGTGTTCTGATGCGCTTAGTCAGAGAGGAACAGAGTAACAAGGAAGGCGGCCTCACGAGGGACGCCGTGAAAGCTTTTCTCTGGGTAAAAACCACGTACCGTCCAAATATTGGCGAATTACGGAATCCTATATAA